A DNA window from Massilia putida contains the following coding sequences:
- the copC gene encoding copper homeostasis periplasmic binding protein CopC: MSIKHVMAATVFAFASVAASSAFAHAKLQSSDPRAGSTLDAAPQQVRLKFNEALEPAFSKIQVTGPHNTPVAVGATAIDKADPTAMRVPLPQLGAGEYHIQWTAMTHDGHKMKGEVTFTVK; the protein is encoded by the coding sequence ATGTCCATCAAACACGTTATGGCCGCAACCGTCTTTGCCTTCGCCAGCGTCGCGGCATCGTCCGCCTTCGCGCACGCCAAGCTGCAATCGTCCGACCCACGGGCCGGCAGCACGCTCGACGCCGCCCCGCAGCAGGTGCGCCTGAAGTTCAACGAGGCGCTGGAACCGGCGTTCAGCAAGATCCAGGTGACGGGGCCGCACAATACGCCGGTGGCGGTCGGCGCGACGGCCATCGACAAGGCCGATCCCACCGCCATGCGCGTGCCGCTGCCGCAGCTGGGCGCCGGGGAATATCACATCCAATGGACGGCCATGACCCATGACGGCCACAAGATGAAGGGCGAAGTCACGTTCACGGTCAAGTGA
- a CDS encoding copper-binding protein, which yields MTRSSILFSTLIATAAGLAPAAPGAFAQAAMPAATQDDAAPLSVGEVKKVDKDTGKLTIRHGPLKNLDMPGMTMAFKVSDPAMLDKAKAGDPIRFHVERVNGTLTVTRLETADQAAATH from the coding sequence ATGACCCGCTCATCCATTCTGTTCAGCACCCTCATCGCCACCGCCGCCGGCCTGGCGCCGGCGGCCCCCGGCGCATTCGCACAGGCAGCCATGCCGGCCGCGACGCAGGACGATGCCGCGCCACTGTCCGTCGGCGAAGTGAAGAAGGTCGACAAGGACACCGGCAAGCTGACGATCAGGCACGGCCCGCTGAAGAACCTCGACATGCCCGGCATGACGATGGCGTTCAAGGTAAGCGATCCGGCCATGCTCGACAAGGCGAAGGCCGGCGACCCGATCCGGTTCCACGTCGAGCGCGTCAACGGCACGCTCACGGTGACCCGGCTGGAAACCGCCGACCAGGCCGCGGCGACGCACTGA
- a CDS encoding multicopper oxidase family protein, translating into MISRRDFFKNAGAVAVTTAAVSRVGAASLPEAMVADGARTRVPPPPPNGRPFNPVVTLNGWSLPWRMNHGVKEFHLVAEPVVREFAPGMKVNLWGYNGQSPGPTIEVVEGDRVRIFVTNKLPEHTSVHWHGQRLPNGMDGVTGITQPGIAPGKTFVYEFVARRAGTFMYHPHADEMAQMAMGMMGLWITHPKDPSLHAVDRDFAFLLSAYDIDPGSYTPKINTMLDFNLWTFNSRVFPGIDAMPARQGDRVRIRVGNLTMTNHPIHLHGHEFEVTGTDGGWTPPGSRWPEVTTDIAVGQMRAIEFVANEPGDWSVHCHKSHHTMNAMGHNVPTLIGVDHRGLAEKIGKIVPDYMVMGDKGGSMGGMEMPLPENTLPMMTGEGPFGGVEMGGMFTVLKVRPDQKRGDYTDPGWYEHPAGTVAYEWTGDLAEPVRSHGAGHGAMPAAHPPDVELTVKKPSGHASH; encoded by the coding sequence ATGATTTCCCGTCGAGATTTCTTCAAGAACGCTGGTGCGGTCGCGGTGACCACCGCCGCCGTGAGCCGCGTGGGCGCGGCATCGCTGCCCGAGGCCATGGTCGCGGACGGCGCCCGGACCCGGGTGCCGCCGCCACCGCCGAACGGCCGTCCGTTCAACCCGGTCGTCACGCTGAACGGCTGGTCGCTGCCCTGGCGGATGAACCACGGCGTCAAAGAGTTCCACCTGGTGGCGGAACCCGTCGTGCGCGAGTTCGCGCCGGGCATGAAGGTCAACCTGTGGGGCTACAACGGCCAGTCGCCCGGGCCGACCATCGAAGTCGTCGAGGGCGACCGCGTGCGGATCTTCGTGACCAACAAGCTGCCCGAGCACACGAGCGTGCACTGGCACGGCCAGCGCCTGCCGAACGGCATGGACGGCGTGACCGGCATCACCCAGCCGGGCATCGCGCCGGGCAAGACCTTCGTCTACGAATTCGTCGCGCGCCGCGCCGGCACCTTCATGTACCACCCGCATGCCGACGAGATGGCGCAGATGGCGATGGGCATGATGGGCCTGTGGATCACCCATCCGAAAGACCCGTCGCTGCACGCGGTCGACCGCGACTTCGCCTTCCTGCTGAGCGCGTACGACATCGATCCCGGCAGCTACACGCCGAAGATCAACACGATGCTGGACTTTAATCTCTGGACCTTCAACAGCCGGGTGTTCCCGGGCATCGACGCGATGCCGGCACGCCAGGGCGACCGCGTGCGCATCCGCGTCGGCAACCTGACGATGACGAACCATCCGATCCACCTCCACGGCCACGAGTTCGAGGTGACCGGCACCGACGGCGGCTGGACCCCGCCCGGATCGCGCTGGCCGGAGGTCACCACCGACATCGCGGTCGGCCAGATGCGGGCGATCGAGTTCGTCGCCAACGAACCGGGCGACTGGTCCGTCCACTGCCACAAGTCGCACCATACGATGAACGCGATGGGCCACAATGTCCCGACGCTGATCGGCGTCGACCACCGCGGCCTGGCCGAAAAGATCGGCAAGATCGTGCCGGACTACATGGTCATGGGCGACAAGGGCGGATCGATGGGCGGCATGGAGATGCCGCTGCCGGAAAACACGCTGCCGATGATGACGGGCGAAGGTCCGTTCGGCGGCGTCGAGATGGGCGGCATGTTCACCGTGCTGAAGGTGCGCCCGGACCAGAAGCGCGGCGACTACACCGATCCGGGCTGGTACGAGCACCCGGCCGGCACCGTCGCCTACGAGTGGACGGGCGACCTGGCCGAACCGGTACGCAGCCACGGCGCGGGCCACGGCGCCATGCCCGCGGCGCATCCGCCGGACGTCGAACTCACCGTGAAGAAACCGTCCGGCCACGCCAGCCACTGA